CACCACGGCGGGGATTGCAGGAGCGCCCTCACGTGGTCCGGCGAGCGTCGGACGATTCGCTCGGAACGCCTGCTCGATCGATGCGGTGTGCGCTGCCCAGAACCCGCCGATGACGATGGCTTCGGGGTCGGTCGCCATCGAGAGCACCTGGAGTGAACGCGCGATCCACGGCAGGGCGTCGTCCCACGCGGCGGCGGCGGGTGTCGCTCCGGCAGCGATCTGCGACGAGAGCTCGTCGATCGCCGCGGCGAGGCCGCGCTCGGCCACGAGGTCGGCGAGGCCGGCCCGTTCGAGCAGCACGTCGGGGCCGGCGACGGTCACGAGGCATCCGTGCTGGCCGCAGTCGCAGAGCTCGCCGTCGGGCACGATGACGATGTGGCCGAGCGCCCCGCCCACTCCGTGCGCACCTTCGACGAGTCGTCCCTCCAAGAGGATGGCGCCGCCGATGCCCGAGTTGCTCTTGATGTAGAGCATGCTCTCGGTGCTCGAGAGCACCGAGCGTTCTGCGAGTGCGGCGAGCCAGGCGTCGGACTCGAGGCTCACCGGCCCGGGAAGCGACGCAAGGCGCGAACGCAATCCGCCGATGACATCGACTTCGCCCCATCCGAGATCGGTGTCGGTGAGCACGACGGGCGGTTCGCCGCCGACCGGCGCGAAGACGACGATCGGCAGCTCGACTACTCGGCGACGGAGCTCGATGGCGGCGGCCAGTGCATCGGCGACCACAATTGCGAGCACGTCGAGCACCGCGTCTGGGTTGCCCATCGGGCGGCCGTGCCGTTCGGAGGCCCGGTAGAGCTCGTCGCCGGCGATGGTCGCGAGCAACGCCGTCGCGCTGTCGGCGTCGACCTGGGCGACGAGGATGGCGAGATCGGATGCTGCGAGCTCGAGTCTGGTGATCGGTCGGCCGTTGCCGCTCGCGATCGGGTCCGTCTCGCGCAGCACGCCGGCCTTGGTCAGCGCAGTCGCGAGCGCGGTGATGGAACCCCGGGTGAGCCCGGTCGCCTCGGCGATCTCGCTGCGCGCGCTCGGGCCGGAGCGCACGAGGTGCTCGAGCACCAATGCGAGGTTGTGTCGACGCACATCGCCGGAGACGAGCGAGCGAGGCAGCCGGGGCATCCGCTCAGGCCTTGCGCGTGATGAGGTGCCAGAGGTAGGCGACGTGCTCGGCCATGTCGATCGAGGGGTCGAGCATCCACTGGGTCTGCAGGCCGTCGGCGGCCGCGAGGAAGAGGTTGCCGATGCGCTCGATGTCGAGGTCGGGGTCGAGTCGGCCGGCTGCCTGCTCGTCGCGGAGCATGCCGCCGAACAGGGCGCGGAACTGCACGTAGCGCTCGACGAAGAACTCGTGGGCCGGGTGGTCGGCATCGCCGGCCTCGGTCGAAAGCTGGGCGTAGAGCTGCACGAGGCCTGGAACCTCGCTGTTGTGCCGGATCACCTCGAAGAACACCTCGATCGGCTGCGCGACCTCGATGTCGAACGCGGCGGCGTCGACCTGGTCGCGTTTGCGGAGGATCTCCTGGAAGAGCTCCTCCTTCGACGAGAAGTAGTGGAGCAGCCCGGCCTGGCTGAGGCCCACGGCTTCGGCGAGTTCGCGCACGCTCGTGCGCCGGTAGCCGTTGCGCGCGATGACGTCGAGCGCCGTGGTGAGGATCTCCTCGCGCTTCGCGACGCCCTTCGCGTATGAACCTCTGCGTGCCATATGTGAATGCTAGTCGCTTGCGATTGAAAACCGAGCGATGTATGGTTTTGCCACCCGCCTCGGTGCCGAGGCTCTGAAAGGACCCTGTAGACATGACAATGGCGTCTGCCCCCCAGCCTGCTGCCGACCCGAGCCTCGACGAACCTGAAGAGGCCCTCGCCTTCATCGAGGACGCTGCAGGCAACGACGACCCGCCCACCCCGATCAAGGGCGTCCGCCGCCTCCTCGCGTGGATCATC
The sequence above is a segment of the Agromyces hippuratus genome. Coding sequences within it:
- a CDS encoding ROK family transcriptional regulator; this translates as MPRLPRSLVSGDVRRHNLALVLEHLVRSGPSARSEIAEATGLTRGSITALATALTKAGVLRETDPIASGNGRPITRLELAASDLAILVAQVDADSATALLATIAGDELYRASERHGRPMGNPDAVLDVLAIVVADALAAAIELRRRVVELPIVVFAPVGGEPPVVLTDTDLGWGEVDVIGGLRSRLASLPGPVSLESDAWLAALAERSVLSSTESMLYIKSNSGIGGAILLEGRLVEGAHGVGGALGHIVIVPDGELCDCGQHGCLVTVAGPDVLLERAGLADLVAERGLAAAIDELSSQIAAGATPAAAAWDDALPWIARSLQVLSMATDPEAIVIGGFWAAHTASIEQAFRANRPTLAGPREGAPAIPAVVAGRLGADAALLGATWAARDRLLADPGRLGV
- a CDS encoding TetR/AcrR family transcriptional regulator, translating into MARRGSYAKGVAKREEILTTALDVIARNGYRRTSVRELAEAVGLSQAGLLHYFSSKEELFQEILRKRDQVDAAAFDIEVAQPIEVFFEVIRHNSEVPGLVQLYAQLSTEAGDADHPAHEFFVERYVQFRALFGGMLRDEQAAGRLDPDLDIERIGNLFLAAADGLQTQWMLDPSIDMAEHVAYLWHLITRKA